In Drosophila santomea strain STO CAGO 1482 chromosome 3L, Prin_Dsan_1.1, whole genome shotgun sequence, a single window of DNA contains:
- the LOC120449853 gene encoding uncharacterized protein LOC120449853, whose protein sequence is MEELCNNSGHSATSSSGSNSSISAKTALSECSAAWINYLSALNNLCTAGSKLAHSIAVLEQWSLSEKPLFNNYTTTYLTNSWNDLARATTVATGTVKTHMLALLQDFVTMSSIDQSSNTELDQKRFREHNELIVLENAQAVINIQHQFCAASYDAFSSLTCCFVCQSPVGFPHEQDCSVMKQRHQYDQRSQTPSPNLCGPSTKMDSSRGNSLTDQRPIATGISETADQPRGPSPQLNFCDTNPMQAIFEHTRGPLPNPGQLLSMKIPFHRNVKSSLSFPLFPLNGQRRWSEAAAAEVIDGISTDPESQMRRWSMPWEASKTDRNTVTWNQTRIMPMNTLKTSCYKMSSSERYTSHSDGNWPLASTSQDGLLEAIQLLSIKPTTVPQMSPQPSILSTSPDGAPLD, encoded by the exons ATGGAGGAGCTGTGCAACAATTCCGGACACTCGGCTACTTCCAGTAGTGGGAGCAACTCGTCGATATCGGCTAAAACCGCTCTAAGTGAATGCTCTGCCGCTTGgataaattatttaagcgCCTTAAATAACCTATGTACTGCCGGCTCCAAATTGGCCCACTCTATTGCAGTTTTAGAGCAGTGGTCCTTGAGTGAAAAGCCattgtttaataattatacAACAACTTATTTAACCAATTCCTGGAACGACTTGGCAAG AGCAACAACTGTGGCCACGGGAACAGTCAAGACCCACATGTTGGCCTTACTGCAGGATTTCGTTACGATGTCATCCATTGATCAATCCTCTAATACGGAATTGGATCAAAAGCGGTTCAGGGAGCACAACGAGCTAATTGTGTTAGAGAATGCACAAGCTGTAATCAACATTCAGCACCAGTTCTGTGCAGCCAGCTACGATGCTTTCTCGTCCCTAACTTGCTGCTTTGTTTGCCAATCGCCAGTCGGATTTCCACATGAACAGGACTGCAGTGTTATGAAGCAGCG cCATCAATATGACCAACGATCTCAAACACCCTCGCCAAATTTATGTGGGCCGAGTACCAAGATGGATTCCTCCAGGGGAAACTCATTAACTGATCAACGCCCAATTGCCACAGGAATTTCAGAAACAG CTGATCAACCCAGAGGCCCCTCGCCTCAACTGAATTTTTGCGATACCAATCCAATGCAGGCCATTTTTGAGCACACACGCGGTCCCTTGCCAAACCCCGGGCAATTGCTGTCCATGAAGATTCCATTTCACCGGAACGTCAAGTCATCCTTAAGTTTTCCACTATTTCCACTGAACGGTCAGCGTCGATGGTCGGAAGCAGCTGCTGCCGAGGTGATAGATGGGATCTCCACGGATCCCGAAAGCCAGATGAGGAGGTGGTCAATGCCGTGGGAAGCATCGAAAACAGATAGGAACACAGTCACATGGAACCAGACCAGAATAATGCCAATGAATACTTTGAAGACCTCTTGCTACAAGATGTCCAGTTCAGAGCGATATACTTCTCACTCTG ATGGAAACTGGCCCCTAGCTTCCACCAGTCAAGATGGGCTGCTAGAAGCTATTCAATTACTATCCATCAAACCAACCACCGTCCCACAAATGAGTCCTCAGCCCTCAATTCTATCGACTTCTCCGGATGGAGCACCACTTGACTAA
- the LOC120449306 gene encoding membrane-bound transcription factor site-1 protease → MNVFIFIFILSAHRSLDAFKTAIIPNEFIVHFYSKYFAPVRESYIAAKLHGSNVTNWEIIPRLNLAWQFPSDFDVLRVLGDYESSAEFIIERIQSHPSVKAVVPQRSVRRILNYDPYSNLTYGHRHLQGVLRNRNPNNDRHRQVCSVLHANVLWKLGITGKGVKVAIFDTGLTKNHPHFRNVKERTNWTNEKSLDDRVSHGTFVAGVIASSRECLGFAPDADLYIFKVFTNSQVSYTSWFLDAFNYAIYRKINILNLSIGGPDFMDSPFVEKVLELSANNVIMISAAGNDGPLYGTLNNPGDQSDVIGVGGIQFDDKIAKFSSRGMTTWELPLGYGRIGLDIVTYGSQVEGSDVRKGCRRLSGTSVSSPVVAGVAALLISGAFQKMDLINPASLKQVLIEGAEKLPHYNMFEQGAGKLNLLKSMQLLLSYKPKITLIPAYLDFTQNYMWPYSSQPLYYGSSVAIANVTILNGISVTSQIVGIPKWIPDLETHGQFLKVSTQVSAIVWPWTGWMAVFIAVTKDGENFEGVCKGSITIVVESFKQSTNETHVTEVDFPLTIKVTPKPPRNKRILWDQYHSLRYPPRYIPRDDLKVKLDPLDWRADHIHTNFKDMYTHLRNVGYYIDVLREPFTCFNASDYGALLIVDPERGFGDEEINALQENVYKRGLNVVVFGDWYNTTVMKKIKFFDENTRQWWTPDTGGANVPALNDLLKPFGIAFGDFVGEGHFKLGDHLMYYASGATIIKFPMNPGDILVGTKLNDQGLSIINSKTPNKVTKVDVPIFGMFQTKANTIQSSEEIVSNAESNLAEAIPTDYSTFKNRVLLLRKKEQSISFAKSNNHETNSEGRIAVYGDSNCLDSTHLEKACYWLLITFLDFAINSHKSSLLQNLNRISEFYKLERAPLPLKISQSGLKSGAQNNICEQFDWLASTKRKNVEPRKSSILDVAVMENEGNEINLIKNLLGEEIEKLLQSNDYLTGMQSADSLITPIIFLIILSLIVIILFVLFLRRRFVL, encoded by the exons ATgaatgtgtttatttttatttttatactaaGCGCACATCGCAGCCTTGACGCCTTTAAAACCGCCATTATTCCAAATGAGTTCATTGTTCATTTTTATTCCAAATACTTTGCTCCGGTTCGTGAATCCTACATCGCAGCCAAACTTCATGGTTCAAAT GTCACGAACTGGGAAATTATTCCCCGTCTGAATTTAGCTTGGCAATTTCCAAGTGATTTTGATGTATTACGAGTTTTAGGAGATTATGAATCATCTGCAGAGTTTATTATAGAAAGGATTCAGTCTCATCCTTCAGTGAAGGCAGTAGTTCCTCAGCGAAGTGTACGACGGATCCTGAACTATGACCCCTATAGCAACCTGACATATGGTCACCGCCATCTCCAAGGAGTTTTAAGGAACAGAAACCCAAACAACGATCGGCACCGACAAGTCTGCTCAGTACTCCACGCTAACGTCCTTTGGAAACTGGGAATCACAGGCAAGGGAGTCAAAGTGGCAATTTTCGACACTGGCCTAaccaaaaaccacccacacTTCCGAAATGTGAAGGAACGAACCAACTGGACCAATGAAAAGTCACTTGACGACCGAGTCAGTCATGGCACCTTCGTCGCCGGGGTAATCGCCTCCTCCAGGGAATGCCTAGGCTTTGCTCCCGACGCCGATCTCTacatatttaaagtttttacgAACTCCCAG GTTTCTTACACTTCCTGGTTCCTCGATGCCTTCAATTACGCGATATATAGGAAGATTAACATCCTCAACCTTAGCATTGGTGGTCCAGACTTTATGGACTCGCCGTTCGTTGAAAAGGTGCTGGAACTGTCTGCTAATAATGTCATAATGATATCGGCGGCGGGAAATGATGGTCCCTTGTATGGCACGCTGAACAATCCTGGCGATCAGAGTGATGTAATTGGCGTCGGTGGTATTCAATTTGATGATAAAATCGCCAAGTTCAGCTCGAGAGGAATGACCACGTGGGAACTTCCCCTGGGCTACGGACGCATAGGACTCGATATTGTCACGTACGGAAGTCAAGTGGAAGGCAGTGATGTGCGCAAGGGCTGCAGACGACTTTCTGGAACATCCGTTTCCTCTCCAGTTGTTGCAGGAGTTGCTGCACTGCTTATAAGCGGTGCATTTCAGAAAATGGACCTCATAAACCCAGCATCTCTTAAGCAGGTACTCATTGAAGGCGCCGAGAAACTGCCACATTATAACATGTTTGAGCAGGGAGCAGGAAAACTGAACTTGCTGAAGAGTATGCAGCTATTGCTCTCTTACAAACCAAAGATAACTCTTATTCCGGCATACCTTGATTTCACTCAAAACTATATGTGGCCATATAGCTCCCAACCGCTGTACTATGGAAGCTCAGTGGCTATTGCCAACGTTACCATACTCAATGGCATCTCAGTCACAAGTCAGATAGTTGGCATCCCTAAATGGATTCCCGATCTTGAGACCCACGGTCAATTTCTTAAAGTATCTACACAAGTTTCGGCTATTGTTTGGCCATGGACCGGATGGATGGCAGTTTTTATTG ctgTAACAAAGGACGGAGAAAACTTTGAAGGTGTTTGTAAAGGAAGTATCACCATAGTTGTTGAAAGTTTTAAACAGTCTACCAACGAAACTCACGTTACAGAAGTCGACTTTCCTCTAACAATAAAGGTAACTCCAAAACCGCCCAGAAACAAAAGGATATTATGGGACCAGTATCACAGCTTAAGGTATCCTCCGCGATATATTCCACGGGATGATCTCAAAGTTAAATTAGATCCCCTGGACTGGAGGGCAGACCATATACACACAAACTTTAAGGACATGTATACACATTTACGAAATGTTGGCTACTATATTGATGTATTGCGAGAACCGTTCACCTGTTTCAACGCCTCGGATTATGGCGCCTTATTGATTGTTGACCCTGAGAGAGGGTTTGGCGACGAGGAAATAAACGCCTTACAAGAAAACGTGTATAAAAGAGGTTTGAATGTCGTCGTATTCGGAGACTGGTATAACACCACGGTgatgaaaaaaattaaattctttgACGAGAACACCAGACAATGGTGGACACCCGACACTGGTGGCGCCAATGTTCCAGCACTGAACGATTTGTTGAAGCCATTTGGAATTGCTTTTGGCGATTTTGTCGGTGAGGGACATTTTAAACTAGGCGACCATTTAATGTACTATGCTAGTGGAGCcacaataattaaatttccaatgaATCCAGGAGATATTTTAGTGGGAACAAAACTGAATGACCAAGGACTTTCg ATTATAAACTCAAAAACACCCAACAAGGTGACCAAAGTAGATGTACCCATTTTTGGTATGTTTCAAACCAAGGCTAATACTATTCAAAGCAGCGAGGAAATCGTGAGCAATGCGGAAAGCAATTTGGCAGAGGCTATACCCACAGACTACTCCACATTTAAAAACCGGGTTTTGCTACTACGAAAGAAGGAACAAAGTATCAGCTTTGCGAAAAGCAATAATCATGAAACCAATAGTGAAGGACGTATTGCCGTATACGGGGACTCCAACTGCCTTGACTCCACGCATCTGGAGAAGGCTTGCTACTGGCTGCTTATAACATTTTTAGATTTCGCAATAAACTCACACAAATCGAGCTTATTGCAGAATCTAAACCGTATATCTGAATTTTACAAATTAGAAAGAGCACCTTTACCTCTTAAAATATCGCAAAGTGGTTTAAAATCTGGTGCACAGAACAACATTTGCGAACAATTTGATTGGCTTGCTTCAACGAAGCGAAAAAACGTTGAGCCAAGGAAATCTTCTATATTAGACGTAGCTGTAATGGAAAATGAAG GAAACGAgatcaatttaattaaaaatttgttggGTGAGGAGATCGAAAAACTATTGCAAAGCAATGATTATTTAACGGGAATGCAATCCGCTGATAGTTTAATAACTCCAATCATATTTTTGATCATATTGAGCttaattgttattatattatttgttttatttttaaggcgTCGATTTGTTTTGTAA
- the LOC120448377 gene encoding MAM domain-containing glycosylphosphatidylinositol anchor protein 2 isoform X2: MGKYWTVVLCLFSFSLSLINGSFILPENDPPTTAPKFLSRGHLYKVIVGETIELPCKVQNLGSFVLLWRKGSSVLTAGHLKITRDQRFKIVGDYNLQINGVKTQDAGDYICQLGDQENRDQVHTVEILVPPTLRALPHNGQVTARKGSTVTLECKASGNPVPTIFWFKKDVFSGPTHLSDSSTLILENVDRHHAGTYQCSADNGVKDRVSMDIQLTILSPPEITVEKSWVHASEGYDVELVCIVHGDVNSEMLWYQNSFLLDATDRRSMYPRDDRYSLIIRNFQPTDFGNYSCVADNALGRTKKYIEVSGRPGPADFISPALSGFLDHYNLTWTIESIPPLDEIKLLYRRLLMNETYQHPGKWHEYHIKPTPIRTDGSHFLMSYLVKNLEHNAVYEAIVQAKNKYGWNEISDIHQFYTRNHDLLLDIDMEYKMGISSNIRISPTVSGIILSVFMLVLYPIISV; this comes from the exons ATGGGGAAATACTGGACAGTTGTGCTCTGCCTATTTTCGTTTTCACTTTCCTTGATCA ACGGCTCCTTCATATTGCCAGAGAATGACCCTCCCACAACGGCGCCAAAGTTTTTATCCAGAGGTCACTTGTACAAGGTCATCGTGGGGGAGACCATCGAGTTGCCCTGCAAAGTGCAAAACCTCGGCTCCTTTGTGCTCTTGTGGCGGAAGGGGTCTTCCGTGCTCACAGCCGGACATCTGAAAATAACAAGGGATCAGCGCTTTAAGATAGTGGGCGACTATAACTTGCAGATCAATGGAGTAAAGACTCAAGACGCTGGAGATTATATATGCCAGCTTGGTGATCAGGAGAACCGGGACCAAGTTCACACGGTGGAAATCTTGg TTCCGCCCACACTGAGGGCCCTGCCTCATAATGGTCAAGTGACTGCCCGGAAGGGAAGCACCGTCACGCTGGAGTGCAAGGCGTCTGGCAATCCGGTGCCCACCATATTTTGGTTTAAGAAGGATGTGTTTTCCGGGCCAACACACCTGTCGGATAGCTCTACACTCATATTGGAAAACGTGGACAGGCACCACGCAGGCACATATCAATGCTCAGCCGACAATGGGGTAAAAGATCGCGTATCCATGGACATACAACTGACCATACTCT CTCCCCCTGAAATAACGGTAGAGAAATCTTGGGTCCATGCATCCGAAGGATACGATGTGGAGCTCGTTTGCATAGTTCATGGAGATGTAAACTCAGAA ATGCTGTGGTACCAAAACTCCTTTCTACTCGATGCTACCGATCGGCGATCTATGTATCCACGAGATGATAGGTACAGCCTTATTATCCGGAACTTCCAGCCAACGGATTTTGGCAATTATAGCTGTGTGGCGGATAATGCTTTGGGGAGAACAAAGAAGTATATTGAAGTATCTGGACGACCCGGTCCGGCCGACTTTATATCCCCCGCGCTGAGTGGATTCTTGGATCACTACAACTTGACGTGGACAATTGAGTCCATACCTCCGCTCGATGAGATTAAGCTGTTGTATCGCCGTTTATTG ATGAACGAGACCTACCAGCACCCTGGTAAATGGCACGAGTATCACATCAAGCCAACGCCAATCAGAACGGATGGATCCCACTTTCTAATGTCGTATCTCGTCAAAAACTTGGAACACAACGCTGTTTATGAAGCGATTGTTCaggctaaaaataaatacggATGGAACGAG ATAAGCGATATCCACCAGTTCTACACGAGAAATCATGATCTACTCCTTGATATCGACATGGAATACAAGATGGGCATTTCAAGCAATATTCGAATATCTCCAACTGTCTCCGGAATAATTTTATCTGTATTTATGTTAGTACTCTATCCCATCATTAGTGTTTAA
- the LOC120448377 gene encoding MAM domain-containing glycosylphosphatidylinositol anchor protein 2 isoform X1, with amino-acid sequence MINYMGKYWTVVLCLFSFSLSLINGSFILPENDPPTTAPKFLSRGHLYKVIVGETIELPCKVQNLGSFVLLWRKGSSVLTAGHLKITRDQRFKIVGDYNLQINGVKTQDAGDYICQLGDQENRDQVHTVEILVPPTLRALPHNGQVTARKGSTVTLECKASGNPVPTIFWFKKDVFSGPTHLSDSSTLILENVDRHHAGTYQCSADNGVKDRVSMDIQLTILSPPEITVEKSWVHASEGYDVELVCIVHGDVNSEMLWYQNSFLLDATDRRSMYPRDDRYSLIIRNFQPTDFGNYSCVADNALGRTKKYIEVSGRPGPADFISPALSGFLDHYNLTWTIESIPPLDEIKLLYRRLLMNETYQHPGKWHEYHIKPTPIRTDGSHFLMSYLVKNLEHNAVYEAIVQAKNKYGWNEISDIHQFYTRNHDLLLDIDMEYKMGISSNIRISPTVSGIILSVFMLVLYPIISV; translated from the exons atG ATTAACTATATGGGGAAATACTGGACAGTTGTGCTCTGCCTATTTTCGTTTTCACTTTCCTTGATCA ACGGCTCCTTCATATTGCCAGAGAATGACCCTCCCACAACGGCGCCAAAGTTTTTATCCAGAGGTCACTTGTACAAGGTCATCGTGGGGGAGACCATCGAGTTGCCCTGCAAAGTGCAAAACCTCGGCTCCTTTGTGCTCTTGTGGCGGAAGGGGTCTTCCGTGCTCACAGCCGGACATCTGAAAATAACAAGGGATCAGCGCTTTAAGATAGTGGGCGACTATAACTTGCAGATCAATGGAGTAAAGACTCAAGACGCTGGAGATTATATATGCCAGCTTGGTGATCAGGAGAACCGGGACCAAGTTCACACGGTGGAAATCTTGg TTCCGCCCACACTGAGGGCCCTGCCTCATAATGGTCAAGTGACTGCCCGGAAGGGAAGCACCGTCACGCTGGAGTGCAAGGCGTCTGGCAATCCGGTGCCCACCATATTTTGGTTTAAGAAGGATGTGTTTTCCGGGCCAACACACCTGTCGGATAGCTCTACACTCATATTGGAAAACGTGGACAGGCACCACGCAGGCACATATCAATGCTCAGCCGACAATGGGGTAAAAGATCGCGTATCCATGGACATACAACTGACCATACTCT CTCCCCCTGAAATAACGGTAGAGAAATCTTGGGTCCATGCATCCGAAGGATACGATGTGGAGCTCGTTTGCATAGTTCATGGAGATGTAAACTCAGAA ATGCTGTGGTACCAAAACTCCTTTCTACTCGATGCTACCGATCGGCGATCTATGTATCCACGAGATGATAGGTACAGCCTTATTATCCGGAACTTCCAGCCAACGGATTTTGGCAATTATAGCTGTGTGGCGGATAATGCTTTGGGGAGAACAAAGAAGTATATTGAAGTATCTGGACGACCCGGTCCGGCCGACTTTATATCCCCCGCGCTGAGTGGATTCTTGGATCACTACAACTTGACGTGGACAATTGAGTCCATACCTCCGCTCGATGAGATTAAGCTGTTGTATCGCCGTTTATTG ATGAACGAGACCTACCAGCACCCTGGTAAATGGCACGAGTATCACATCAAGCCAACGCCAATCAGAACGGATGGATCCCACTTTCTAATGTCGTATCTCGTCAAAAACTTGGAACACAACGCTGTTTATGAAGCGATTGTTCaggctaaaaataaatacggATGGAACGAG ATAAGCGATATCCACCAGTTCTACACGAGAAATCATGATCTACTCCTTGATATCGACATGGAATACAAGATGGGCATTTCAAGCAATATTCGAATATCTCCAACTGTCTCCGGAATAATTTTATCTGTATTTATGTTAGTACTCTATCCCATCATTAGTGTTTAA